The segment CAGTCAAACTGACATGTAAGCAGAactgagatatatatatatatgctgttttttaatattttagcaaTCTTAAGTATAAAATCCATGACTGCAAGTATCATCACAGAGTATTTTAtctaattttaatttagaaaaagtaaacattttatgcCAACAGTACATGTGgaaacagtttgacaaaaaggaagcaaagctaaaagaagttaGAATTGgctcaggaaaaaaacataaatgtaaagATGGGTGGGGGAGTCACCACATTGTTCCAAAGTCAGATATTAATCCCAAATCACAAACAAGTCAAGTCTTTTAACATCTACAGTGTATATTATTGTGGAGAAATGTAAGAAGTCTGTGTAAATCTGGAAACCTGAGGGTCAAAGGACTGAAAATGCTGCTGGACTCCTATAATCTGTTCGCTGTCCGTCCACCCACTGTGATCAATATTGACTCAGTGAATCTGGAGTTAAGTTGGAGAACCATTGTTGTACAAGTCAGCTGCTGTAGAAAGAAATTGAATCTAATACTGTGTCACAAAGATTATATAACAGCCTATCACAGATATGATATATCTGGTCTTTTAAGCTGGGTAAACATGCTGTATGTGTGAATGTACCCCTGATGGAGCCTTGTGTTACCATCCCAGTGACGTCTTTTGGCAGGAGGTCTATGGTGTGTTTCAGCAGGACTATGACAGACCTCATCCTGCACATTGTTTACCAGTCTGGTTTCATAACCATAGGGTGTGTGCTGCCTGCCGCTCAGgtctctttaaaaaacaattaaagatgaCAATGGACTTCTGAGCAGCAGACGTTTTAAAGGCACCGAGAGAGGACAGCGATTCATCTCGGAAAACTAACAGCTATTATTCTtagttattaaacaaaaatgtaactaAAGGTAGAGTTACATAACACAACAGCAAACATGTCTCCATTCCAACCTTTAAGTGTGCTGCTGGCATTAAATTATAGATTTGAATATAGTTTTCAGAACGTACTAAGAACCTTTCTTACATTTgtcttaaattttgttttgtagtgTATAAGAGGAATATTTATTAACATATTAAACTACCCTACAaacctattattattattattattattattattattattattattattattattattattattattgtctttaGTAGAGCTAAAAACATCCTTGCCCCAGGCAGCCCATAGACCTATTTGTCATGAGCAGTGTTCTGCACCATGACTGCACTGTTTGTCAATTTTATAGCCCTATTTATTCTTGAATTCTCTagcttacttttttttttttttttctgggacaGCAAATATTCCTGAAAAGTGGACGCCTGAGGTGAAACACTTCTGTCCCAACGTTCCCATCATCCTTGTGGGAAATAAGAGGGACCTGAGGAATGATGAGCACACGCGGAAAGAGCTGGCCAAAATGAAGCAGGTGAGAAGGTCCCAGAGGAGCAAACTGGGCCAATCGGTCAGAGGCGGACAGCTATTTACAGCTTATCTGGCACCAAAATATGAAGGGTAAACACAGAATAGAAACAGCTCAAAAGGTTATGATGTTTTAGGTATGAGGGACACTGATTATCTGTCTTGGTATCATCTAAAGATGACTCAAGTTTACAAATTACCAGCTCATTAAAAGAgcgtgttttttaaaaaaaaaaaataaagaaaagggtaaatttgttgtttttttcctcccaagtTTACTACATCACATCACAAGTTTATATTCTCCATCATCAATCTTTCAGACTGTTTATTGATTATGATTGCTCTTCTctgtaatttttctttctttcttcaaaacTGTTACTAAAGACGTTTTAGGACTAAATGCAAGACATTCAGGACTGGCAGACTATTATATACCTGGGACTTTCAGCAAACAAATTGGATTTAGTAAGGTCATTTTGGCCTTTTGatctgtgaatatttaaataaaaccaaaaatttATGGGTCTATATTTAGACTCCATTTCAGTCAGGTTAAAAGTACtcttattataaaaataaaacaacaaccaagGACGCCTCTGACTCTATCTTGATAAGTTTAACTAAGTTTCTAATGATCTCTGATTTAATGCTGTAGGAAGCGGTGAGGACAGAGGAAGGAAGAGACATGTCCAGCAGGATCAGTGCTTTCGGCTACCTGGAGTGTTCTGCCAAGACGAAGGATGGCGTGCGAGAAGTGTTTGAGCTGGCCACTAAAGCAGCCCTGCAGGTTCGCAAATCCAAGTCAGGGAAAGGCTGCACGCTGCTGTGAGCTGCCCGGACCCCGGTGCCATAAACCCAACACGTGAAAAGGACTAACTTGTTTCCAAATAGTTCTTTGTACTGTACCTTACaattcacaaaaacaagcagacagaTTAACTAATCCACAGGTAAAGGACTTGACTTTATGATTACAATGGGTAAACAATGTTGATGGTCAAGGCTCTtattaatttgtgtttgttccctttttgtctttacactttattgttttcaaacttgttttttctttatatttgtaatGTAACTGGGCTGTGGTAGGTGCACATATGGATGCAGTACTTCTCTCACAAGGTTCAATCCTTCATCCGTCTTAGTTTATTTCACCTTCAtgagtgttttgtttgaacAGTTCAGCTTTGATTTCCAAATTTTTGTGATTGTCTGAGCAAGTGAAAATACAATTTGGTCACAAAATCtggtgatttttattattttagtttctatGCCAACATGTAGCTACAGTATGTATCAGCTGAGGACCTCTTCAGTGTAATCCTGAGCAAATAACTATTTTCCCAAAATCTGCTAGATAAAAATGGTTTTTGGTAACTTTTATCAGCAGCAAAATCTTCTTTCCTTCTTCAAGTTTACTCATTCAGGACAGAAATAGCCAGCTACTTCTGTTATGAAGTAAATCATCAGCAGGCGAGTaagctaaccctaaccctttcTATTCTGCATCAGAATATTCCCATCCAGCTCTCAAAATATTGTCAATctgtgcagcagaaaaacaaaggctgacagaATCAATGGGGAAATGACTGCACTGAAAAAGATCACGGCTTAGTTTACAAGTTTCCAGTAAGGTGGCATTCTTTACACGTCAGGGAGAActtcagattttgtttgtttgcttttctttggtAACCTTTGGTTCTTCCCTCCCAGACCAGACTGACTGGCTGCTTTATGGAGACCTGATACCGGCCGTCAAAGTAAAGagtaaacaaaatatatttgacACTGCTTTGTTTGGGGGGGAAAGAAACATCATTGTTAGTTACACCGGCTCACGTCATGCTGTTTTGCATCTTCAGATTTTATCATGgaagttttaaaagaagaataTATCTTACTTTCCTCGAAACGCTGCTCTGTACCTACTCGGATTTACCCATCTTAGTCATATTTTAAACATCAGCTAGTCCACTGGGGCCCACTTTTGACCTCATATGACTTGTTTGAATATGTTTTTAGGACTGTCCCTGCACACTACTTCTACTCTGTGTAGCTTATTTAGACTGCACATGTCCCAGCATGACGAATTTCTGTTCAAAACAGCACCATGTTACCTGACACGGCAGCTTGTAAGGTGTGTATCTAAGAAATTATAGTGCTGCATGTAAAATTGAACCCATCTAGTGGAAAAGTAACCTTTAAGTGAGCATGTTTAGACTAAAAGtctgtgatttttctttaaaagaatcaTGCTGATTTTACGTTGCCTCCTCTCTTTAGacacttttaaacaataaacttttgCATAACTGTTGATGACGAGCTCATTATCAAGGCGAGGCTCAACGAGTTCATATCCTAATGTTTTTCTTGCTGATACCAGTTCTTCATAGTTGCGGCCTAACGTTCAAAGCACTGAACAAGCTCATCCTCCTAAGGAAACTTCTGGGGGTTCAGCACAGACAGTTGAAGAAGCGTCAAGGTTGGAAGCACGATGTCACGACAAAAACATTCCTGTAGAGCAGCAGTGTGTGCGCTGTTAAACATGCCTCCTGGAACAAGCACTGTGCTGCTGATAATGTATAAGGAGCTCCTTTCCAGCTGGTTTATAAGTTGTTCAAATGTTGATTCATGTCTGGGGAAACTTTTGGTCtttactgtacacacacacactcagtaaCTAGTGATGGCTAGATGAAGCGTTCCAGCcagttgtgtttaaaactggTTTATTTCTCCAGGCTTCAAATGCTGAGCAGCTCCCCCTGTTGACCAAAAGTTTGAGACAAATTATGAAAAATGAGTTCTCAGTCAAAATTCTTACAATTATAcaaagtttaaattgtttttaattggttTCTGAGGTGTTGGGACCTTCtataaatgtttagtttgtagGAATACATATAAGTATATaagtttgtgcttttatttcatttctcctGCCTTGTTACCATGAAATTTAAGATCCTGGGAGAATATAAAAACTGCTGACAAACATCAGGCCTGAAATTGTGTGACTCTTATGTTTTGTTGTACATTTACCAGTggcatcagctgtttgtgtcgTGTTGCCctggtttgtttcatttatttaattgtcaAATTTTCATAAGAAAACTTCACAAAGGGGTGGGGAAGAAGAGATTTGGTTCTTGAATGTTTCTGATGAGCTCCTGCCTGTCTGGGGTTAAATTCAGTGTGCAGATCTCCAGGTGAACCAGAGTCGGGTCTGCACCTGAGGCGAGGCATCATTTGTCATCGGTCACCTGGTTTCAGGGAGGCTGCAGCGAGCCTTGAAGCGGGGCTTCAGTTAAAACTGGCCTTCCTGCTCAGCTTCAAGTTGAATTGGCCCATCACTAGCAGTAAGATGCAGAAGTCTCCAGGAATGGCTTCTGCTCAGTGTTGAGtaacttttctttccttctttggGCGTATATTAATacagtttcaaaacaaagtgCTGTTGAAGTGAATGTCTACTTTGAAGCATTatgaataaagtatttttgagaCAAGAGTCTTATTTCAACCCTTCTGACATCTTTATAATCCAAAGCAATGATTGGGTTGGGATGGTCACATCCATgcaataaaataagttttttttaatttatttgtagcCCTTAGATTGAACATGAACAAAGgagttgaaaaagaaaacctctttAAGATATAACCACAGTTCAGTggattcaataaaaaaaaaactgttgctaaaTTACTCTTAATTCATTATTTAAGGAGAATTATTTAAGAATTTGTAGAAAGTTGCTAAATATATCTATATAGGTTctagaaaatatattttcctaataaaaacacttaaaaatatgCAACATGTGCActgagaagacaaaaatataaaatcttaaTAATTGTTGCACATCTTTATGAAACATGATTTCTGTTTTAGAGCGAA is part of the Kryptolebias marmoratus isolate JLee-2015 linkage group LG4, ASM164957v2, whole genome shotgun sequence genome and harbors:
- the rhoca gene encoding ras homolog family member Ca → MGSIRKKLVIVGDGACGKTCLLIVFSKDQFPEVYVPTVFENYIADIEVEGKQVELALWDTAGQEDYDRLRPLSYPDTDVILMCFSIDNPDSLANIPEKWTPEVKHFCPNVPIILVGNKRDLRNDEHTRKELAKMKQEAVRTEEGRDMSSRISAFGYLECSAKTKDGVREVFELATKAALQVRKSKSGKGCTLL